The following proteins come from a genomic window of Melospiza georgiana isolate bMelGeo1 chromosome 3, bMelGeo1.pri, whole genome shotgun sequence:
- the GJE1 gene encoding putative gap junction epsilon-1 protein, with translation MFFLGVLGFAVYGNEALHFSCDPDKREVNLFCYNQFRPITPQVFWALQLVIVLVPGAFFHLYAACKSIKQEDILQKSSYTGFYIFSVFLRIVLEVVAFWLQIQLFGFKVNAIYMCDVGALDKKFNITRCMVPEHFEKTIFLIAMYTFTVITVILCVAEIFEISCRRLGILKTQ, from the exons ATGTTTTTCCTTGGTGTTTTGGGCTTTGCTGTTTATGGAAATGAGGCCTTGCATTTCAGCTGTGACCCAGACAAGAGAGAGGTTAATCTTTTCTGTTACAACCAGTTCAGACCTATAACTCCTCAG GTATTCTGGGCATTACAGCTGGTGATTGTACTGGTACCTGGAGCCTTTTTTCACCTTTATGCTGCTTGTAAGAGCATCAAACAGGAAGATATTCTCCAAAAGTCATCATACACTGGTTTTTATATCTTCTCTGTTTTCTTAAGGATTGTCCTTGAAGTTGTGGCTTTTTGGCTTCAGATTCAGCTCTTTGGTTTCAAAGTGAACGCAATCTACATGTGTGATGTGGGAGCACTTGATAAAAAGTTTAACATTACCCGGTGCATGGTGCCAGAGCACTTTGAAAAGACAATCTTTCTTATTGCAATGTACACATTTACTGTGATTACAGTGATCTTGTGTGTTGCTGAAATTTTTGAAATCTCATGTAGAAGGCTAGGTATCTTAAAAACTCAGTGA